In one Candidatus Nomurabacteria bacterium genomic region, the following are encoded:
- the rpmJ gene encoding 50S ribosomal protein L36 — MKVRASVRKISPDDQFVRRKGKLYVINKKKPKNKQRQG, encoded by the coding sequence ATGAAAGTTCGCGCGAGTGTAAGAAAAATCAGTCCTGATGATCAGTTTGTACGCCGTAAGGGCAAGCTTTACGTGATCAACAAGAAAAAGCCTAAGAACAAGCAAAGGCAGGGTTAA